A genomic stretch from Antarcticibacterium flavum includes:
- a CDS encoding histone H1 yields the protein MKKLIEDIQSTFESFQTEANSQLESGNKAAGTRARKSSLELEKLLKEFQKVSAAESKK from the coding sequence CTGAAAAAACTTATTGAAGACATCCAGTCCACCTTTGAATCTTTCCAGACAGAAGCTAATTCACAATTAGAGAGTGGCAATAAAGCTGCCGGGACCAGGGCAAGAAAATCATCTTTGGAGCTGGAAAAGCTTCTAAAAGAATTCCAAAAGGTTTCTGCTGCAGAATCAAAAAAGTAA
- a CDS encoding helix-turn-helix domain-containing protein produces MKDIQHPFLVSMNSLEVKVEQLLREYRINQIRDPQFIILDNADFIQMFKISPKTAQTWRDEGLIQFAQVKGKIYYKLKDIQEFLNNHKGRKEI; encoded by the coding sequence ATGAAAGACATTCAGCATCCATTTCTGGTAAGTATGAATTCTCTTGAGGTAAAGGTGGAGCAGCTTCTAAGAGAATATCGCATTAATCAAATTCGTGATCCACAGTTTATAATTCTGGACAATGCAGATTTTATTCAAATGTTCAAGATTAGTCCTAAAACTGCTCAAACCTGGAGGGATGAAGGACTTATTCAATTTGCCCAGGTAAAAGGTAAGATCTACTACAAACTAAAGGACATCCAGGAGTTCCTTAATAATCATAAGGGAAGGAAAGAGATCTAA